The DNA segment CGCCAATATTCTCAATCATGCTACGGCTAAATCTTTAGTATTGTTAGATGAAATTGGCCGAGGAACAGCAACTTTTGATGGTCTTTCTATTGCTTGGGCGGTTGCAGAATATATAGCTGTGGATATTCGGGCGCGAACAATTTTTGCGACTCATTATCATGAGTTAAATGAACTGGCTAGCATTCTCCCGAATGTGGCTAATTATCAGGTGACAGTGAAAGAATTACCCGACAGAATTATTTTTCTGCATCAAGTTCAGCCGGGAGGTGCGGATAAATCCTATGGTATTGAAGCCGGACGTTTAGCGGGTTTACCAGATGTGGTAATTAAACGGGCAAAACAAGTCATGGGGCAGATTGAGAAACATAGTAAAATTGCAATGGGGTTGCAAAATATGGATTAATTCTTCTTTGCGCCTCTGCGCCTGGTGTGTGACATTCATGCCATATTCACTCAGATAAAATTCCCACAGAATTTTTCACCATCATCATCTGCTGTGGCCAATTCAAATTGACTCATTTAGAGATAATCTTGGGTTAGTTTACTAATAGAATTAATAGTGAATCATCAGCTTATTTTAATATCTTTGTGAAACGCGACTCCATTTATTATCAAATTTTTAAACGCTTTCCGGCTTTAATCTTTGAAATCATTGATTACCGGACTGAACAGGCGCAAAATTATCGATTTGAGTCTGTTGAAGTGAAAGAAACCACTTTCCGTATTGATGGAGTCTTTTTACCTCCAGAAGATGCAAAACCAAGAGTTATTTTGTTTGCAGAAGTGCAATTTCAAAAAGATGAAACTTTGTATCATCGTTTTTTTACTGAGTCGCTGATGTATTTGAACCGGAATCAGTCTCAATATGATGACTGGTATTGTGTGGTAATTTTTCCATCACGCAATTTGGAACCCAGCGATACTAGAACCCATAGAATGTTTTTAAGTAGCAACCAAGTACAGCGAATTTATTTGGATGAGTTAGGTACCCTTAATCAGCAGTCAATAGGTATCAATTTAATGCAGTTGACTATTGCCTCAGAAAAAGGCATCGCAGAGCAAGCCAAACAATTAATTGAGCGGGTACAATTAGAGTCAAGGGATGCACTGCTAAAAAACGAAATCATAGATATTATTACCACAATTGCCGTTTATAAGTTTTCTTCGTTGAGTAGAGAGGAAGTGGAAGCCATGCTGGGATTGAGTTTAGAGGAAACAAGAGTTTATCAAGAAGCGAAAGCTGAGGGTAGAGAAGAAGTATTGAAAGCAGCAGTACCTCTGTTACTAAAAACAGGGATGAGTATAGAACAAATTGCTCAACAACTCAATGTTGATATAGAAGTTGTCCGAATTGCTGCACAGGAGAATACTGAGAACTGAAAGTTGTATGATAATTGTACTGGTTTTACCGACCGCGATCGCGTTCTAAATCAGCAATCACTTTTTGCAAATACCACTCATCTGACATCCCCGGATGATATGCTTGTTGTTGATCAATTAATCTTTGGGCAATTTCCCAATATCCCCCCACCATCCGCAAAAGTCGCTGACGTAGTAAATTATAGTTTTGCTTCTTTGATTCAGGGCTAGATGTTTGGATATTTTTCAGGCTATTTAATACTTGATGGTAATTTTCCCAATCTTCTTGTTCACAAAAAATACTCGCAGCTTTTTGATAATCTGCAACAGCATTTTGCATTTCTTCTAAACAAGTATAGGCAATGCCCCGATTGTAGTAAGCTTGGGCATGATCAGGATTAATTTGTAATGCTTGGCTATAATCTTGAATTGCATCCAGATAATTACCAGATGTCCTGTAGGCGTTACCTCTGGCAGTGTATACTAAGGCATCTTGGGGTTGAATTTTGATGACTTGATTAAAATCTGCGATCGCGCCTTGATGATCTCCCAAAAGTGAACGGGCTTTCCCACGATTGCGATAAACAACCACATCTGTAAAATTGAGATGTAACGCTTGATTAAAATCTGCGATCGCTTCGCGATATTTTCCCATTTTGCAGTGGATTACCCCACGACAGCAATAAGCTTGGGCATCTTGCGGGTCAGCTTGTAACACCCAGTTTACATCAGCGATCGCTTCACGGGTATTTCCTTTTTCCGCCTTTTCTAATAACTGGGTAAAATATGCGTTTGTCGATAATATCGGCGCATTAGTAGAACTACTTGACGGTACAATAGGTTTTGGTTTTGGTTGTAACTCTTTAATTTTTTCCATACATAGACGACAATTAGCTGCGTCCTTTTGTGCTAAATATAATTCTGCGGCTTTTTTAAAGTTGGCGATCGCATCCGGAATAAACCCCTGTTTCCGCCGGATTATCCCCCGCAGATTATAAGCAGCCGCATAATGGTAGTTAAGGCGAATCGCAATGTCCACATCATGCAAAGCCCCCGGTAAATTTTTCAATTCTACCCTAGCCAAACCCCGACAATAATACGCCTCCATACTTCCCGGATTCAACCTCACAGCTTCTGTATAATCCGCAACAGCTTGATGAATAGCCCCTGAGTGATAATAAGCCAAACCCCGTTGTAAAAAAGCATCAGCAAAATAAGGTGTCCATTGTAAAGAAGTGCTAAATTCCTCAATAGCGCCAGCGTAGTCTTTTTCTTTAGCCTTTTTCAGTCCTTGATTGTAAAAGTCGTCACTCATAGTTAACTCAACCAGATAGACATCCCATTTCTATGTTAAATATTTACCGTAAATTTAGCTAATTCCCGAATTTAAATTTATTTCTCGCTTCTGCATCCTTAGCGGTGAGATCAAACATATTGTCCATACATCAGCCAAATGAAAATTAGAACCATCACCACAGGAATATCACTTCCATCCTCCCAACCCACCGATAAAATCCAACAAGCCCATGAATTTAACCAACAAGCAAAAGAAATCTTTGCACAACAAGGATATGAAGTTCAAACCACCAGAATTACCACCAACTCATGGGAAGAATATTTATTAAACTTATCAAAAATTGACATTCTTCACGAAATTCAAAATT comes from the Nodularia sp. NIES-3585 genome and includes:
- a CDS encoding Rpn family recombination-promoting nuclease/putative transposase, with protein sequence MKRDSIYYQIFKRFPALIFEIIDYRTEQAQNYRFESVEVKETTFRIDGVFLPPEDAKPRVILFAEVQFQKDETLYHRFFTESLMYLNRNQSQYDDWYCVVIFPSRNLEPSDTRTHRMFLSSNQVQRIYLDELGTLNQQSIGINLMQLTIASEKGIAEQAKQLIERVQLESRDALLKNEIIDIITTIAVYKFSSLSREEVEAMLGLSLEETRVYQEAKAEGREEVLKAAVPLLLKTGMSIEQIAQQLNVDIEVVRIAAQENTEN
- a CDS encoding tetratricopeptide repeat protein, which encodes MSDDFYNQGLKKAKEKDYAGAIEEFSTSLQWTPYFADAFLQRGLAYYHSGAIHQAVADYTEAVRLNPGSMEAYYCRGLARVELKNLPGALHDVDIAIRLNYHYAAAYNLRGIIRRKQGFIPDAIANFKKAAELYLAQKDAANCRLCMEKIKELQPKPKPIVPSSSSTNAPILSTNAYFTQLLEKAEKGNTREAIADVNWVLQADPQDAQAYCCRGVIHCKMGKYREAIADFNQALHLNFTDVVVYRNRGKARSLLGDHQGAIADFNQVIKIQPQDALVYTARGNAYRTSGNYLDAIQDYSQALQINPDHAQAYYNRGIAYTCLEEMQNAVADYQKAASIFCEQEDWENYHQVLNSLKNIQTSSPESKKQNYNLLRQRLLRMVGGYWEIAQRLIDQQQAYHPGMSDEWYLQKVIADLERDRGR